A genomic window from Pocillopora verrucosa isolate sample1 chromosome 7, ASM3666991v2, whole genome shotgun sequence includes:
- the LOC131770987 gene encoding E3 SUMO-protein ligase ZBED1-like → MRSLLPDMYTTRAGEIKRELLQISHVALTSDLWTSRTTESYLAITCHFVTSTWELKFLVQAMFGLKKDHTAEHIAASFPKVAEKWGISRKVVAMVTDNAANIVAAVRHTGWTHVPCFAHTLNLVVSEAIKAETKIHQLRKSCRDIVSFFHFSIKASEKLKEIQLQLGIPENKLIQDIETRWNSTYYTLERITEQHQAITTALCLSGCNAICLSSSDVSLLKAAMAVLKPFEATTKEISADKHVSIFKVIPLANSRQCLTGAITEKDTPLVSNLSYQMRHHFTNIESACMLAMSTLLDPQMKKLAFSDSAAMRQAEQWVVQEMSGHVQTNDSNEDRQSSNTTEAAGLWDLFDSVVQQSTSQRTLTSNATLEARKYFEEPVLARLQDPSLWWKENKRYYELIAKIAKKYLCIPGTSVPAKRVFSKVGELVSMRRNRLKPKIVNMFLF, encoded by the coding sequence ATGAGAAGTTTGCTACCTGATATGTACACAACCCGTGCCGGAGAGATAAAGCGGGAACTTCTGCAGATTTCTCACGTAGCTCTGACTAGTGACCTGTGGACATCAAGAACAACGGAAAGTTATCTTGCTATCACCTGCCACTTTGTTACTTCCACGTGGGAACTCAAGTTCCTGGTTCAAGCGATGTTTGGGTTAAAAAAAGACCACACGGCTGAGCACATTGCGGCGTCATTTCCAAAAGTTGCAGAAAAATGGGGAATTTCCCGAAAAGTTGTTGCGATGGTTACTGACAATGCTGCCAATATTGTTGCCGCCGTCAGACACACTGGTTGGACACATGTCCCTTGCTTTGCACACACCCTGAATCTAGTGGTTTCTGAGGCAATTAAGGCTGAAACAAAGATCCATCAGCTTAGAAAGAGCTGCAGGGACATTGTGAGCTTTTTCCACTTCAGCATTAAGGCCTCAGAAAAGCTAAAGGAGATACAACTACAGCTGGGAATTCCTGAGAACAAACTCATCCAAGACATAGAAACCAGATGGAACTCAACTTACTACACGTTGGAACGCATCACGGAGCAACATCAAGCCATTACCACAGCACTTTGTCTCTCTGGTTGTAATGCAATATGTCTTTCATCTTCTGATGTGAGCCTGCTGAAAGCTGCCATGGCCGTTTTAAAACCCTTTGAGGCAACGACCAAAGAGATTTCTGCAGACAAGCATGTCTCCATTTTTAAGGTGATACCTCTGGCGAACTCACGACAGTGTTTGACTGGTGCGATTACAGAAAAGGACACACCCCTGGTTTCCAACCTTAGTTACCAGATGAGACACCACTTCACAAATATTGAAAGCGCTTGCATGCTGGCGATGTCGACCTTATTGGATCCCCAGATGAAGAAATTGGCGTTCAGTGACTCCGCAGCCATGAGACAGGCAGAGCAGTGGGTTGTTCAGGAGATGTCAGGGCATGTCCAGACTAATGATTCCAATGAAGATAGGCAGTCAAGTAATACAACTGAAGCAGCTGGCCTGTGGGATCTCTTCGACTCAGTGGTCCAGCAATCAACATCACAAAGAACCTTAACCAGCAATGCCACACTGGAAGCCAGAAAGTATTTTGAAGAACCAGTGCTAGCAAGACTTCAAGATCCCTCACTGTGGTGGAAGGAGAATAAGCGATACTATGAACTTATCGCAAAAATTGCAAAGAAGTATCTTTGCATCCCTGGTACATCTGTTCCCGCCAAAAGGGTGTTCTCTAAAGTAGGGGAGCTAGTCTCCATGAGGCGTAATCGGTTGAAGCCAAAGATTGTGAACATGTTcttgttttga